TAAGACTTATTCACTCGGCATCGTTATTAATAATCGTAATTATAGCTTAGGCATATACATCTCTTGTCTCTACTCCTCTGTATGCTGTCGCCACAGCTTTGCTCCTCCGCCCTGCGCTATGCTGCGTGTGTACCCACCGAGTCTAGGTAACATTAGCTTAGGTAGATTAACATTAACTGATAACTGATTAAATATAGCTGGAGAAAGGGTATGCACCATTCATTCTTCGTCTTTGCCTACTAATATGATAACTGGTCCAAGCATCGCCTGCTGCTCTCTCCTTGCTCCTCTGCTCTGGTTTCCGCGTCCCTTCGAGCAGCGGCAACTACTGAAAAACGGATGGTAAGTAAGATGGTGAGTAAGATTTCAAGGTATAATCTACAACTCACCTTTCATATGCCTCCTTAGTTAGCTCATAGATATCTCTAGCTCTTATTGGTATAACAAAAAGGTTTGCTCATATTTACACATggaatttcatatatttacagTCGGATGCAGCTTTAGAGGCATCCTGCAAAGGTATTTCACAGTTGCCTCGCTTTGGCAACGCGGTTATCCTCTCCCCTTCCCTTAAGAGTTGTTGGCCCTGGACTTGCGGTTGCCGCTAGTCCCCAAGCCGACATTGGCATTAGTATTGTGGTCTGTAGCAGAGCCGtaatgttgttgctgatgttgctgctgtttctccTTGCTCAGTTGGCGAACGGCGGCATTGGGACGATTATCTGAGGAGTGGATTTTTTCGATATAAGTTCTGATTGTAGATTGTAATCAATTCAACAACGTTTAAGGAGCACTCCGTAAAGACAGCTTTTACTGGCTTTCGAACATACCTTTCTCTTTGGCAGAGACCACGACAGCACTGCTGCCTTGGGTAGTGTTGGAAGCCGGAAGACCACCAGCTGATTTGCCGATCAGCGCGGCGGGCGAGGCTCCACCTGCGGCGCGTTTCTCGGTAGAAACAGTGGCAAGGCCGCTTTTCTCCACGGCTGCCACCACGACGGCGGGATCACCAAAGACTAGGTCCATCTTGTGGCTGCCGGTGGGCGACAGCGTGCCCGTGGAGCCACCGGAGCCCGTTTCCTTGCCATCAGAGGAGGCAGCGGCCTTGTGGTGCTGTGCCACCTGGGCATAGCTGAGTTTGCTGGCCGTGGCGGCAGCCGAAAGGTTTTCTGTAGACGTGGACGTGGCCACGCTCTTGTGCTTGCTGGCGCCTTTCTCCAGCAGATTGGCGTCTTTCTTGACATGCAGGGCGGCCACCGAGGGCGGCTTCTTGTGCTGGCCCAGGCTGCACTCGGCCAAACTGGTGGTCAGACCACCCTCCACCACGCTACAGGCGCCAGCGCCCGCGGCCAGGGCAGCGGAATACTCGTTATGGCCAgccagcagcggcaactgctgctgctggacataGCCTTCGACCAGTCGCTGCTGCGATGGCTGCTTTGGATGCATTTCATCCTCAGTCTTGTTTGATttgtccagctgctgctgctgctgttgctgggctCCGGCTGCCTCCTCTCTGCTGCTGGCATTGATATTTGGTGTTTGACACTTTATCACATGGATCGAATTGTTGTTACTGGAGCTCTGCTTCGTAACGTTCTTAGTATTGTTGCCCTCCTGAATCTGGATTCCATACTCAGCGCCCAGGACTGGCGTGGGGCTAACAGGTGGATTACGCTGCTGATAGTTGTGGGCCAAATGGGGCTGGTTCTGGCCCTGTGGGTGCCTGTTATCCTTACGAGCCTTGCCCTTGCCTCCACTGCCGCCCCCGCCAGCACCAGTGCGCACCACGTCCGACAGGCGGTTCTCAGCCCAATTGTTGGCAGTGGAACTGTTGGCCAAGTGAATATTGCTGGCCTCGATTCCCTGCTGATTACTTGAGCGTTGTTCCTCACCGCCGGCGCTTTCCACGCTGCTGCTCAGCACCTGGtgctgatgcggctgctgttgctgctggtgcagggtttgcttttggcccaaACCTGTTGATGAGGAGGAAGAGGTCGTTGAGTTTTGCAGGGAGGCTCCGCCAGTGGCCTGAGGTGTGTGTGGAGCGGTGGCTGACGTGGCTGGCAGTGGTGGAAAGGCAGCATCCTCTAAATCGAACTGAGGCGGTTGCACGGGTGCggctggttgttgctgttgttgctgctgctgctgttgctgctgctgctgttggtgctgatgctggtgaCCCTGATAGCCCAAGGAGCTGTGGTGAATACCGCGCTCGTTGCTTCCGCCGGACAGACTGTTGCTGCCCGATCCTCCGCCAGTTCCGCCACCGCCGGCTCCGCCACTGCTGACGCCTAAGCCGCCGCTGTTGCCCACATTGCTGCCAATCGAAttgtggtggtgatggtgatgatagTGATGACCCGAGCCCTGCTGCCCAGTGCCGGTGGTCatgtgatgttgctgctgctgcgacgaCAGGGCGttgtggtgatggtgatggtgcgAGCCACTTGCCATCGATGAATGCTGGGCGTGGTAATGCGGATTGTAGTTATTGCCCTTGTAGTTGCCACGGTGCTGGGGCGGTGGGACGTCGTGGATAGTGTTGTAGTGGCTCTGGCGCTCTCCGCCGCGATGGGAGGCTCCGCCGCCATCGGTTCCGCCACCTGATTGCACATTGCTCCCGGTGGAAGATGACATcagatgctgctgcggatgcggGTTTGAGGGCGAGCTGCCGTAGAGCTGTATTGCAATACAAAAGTATAGACGGTTAAGAATAAATCATAATGCAACTTTTGAGTAAACCACAAATTTTACTTTCGGTGACTTGCATTATAAAATTacgttaaatttaaattccatttaaaggTTTAGAAACCGCAAGCTTTATATGGTATATAGATTACTCACCCCAACTCGCCCGCCTGGGGAATAGTTGATTCCGCCCTCCTCATCACGACGACGACGTCGCGGGCGGTTCTGCCATTGCAGTGGCTCCTTACTGATCGACGTGGCCAGCGATGAGGAGGAGCTGGCagacatgttgctgctgcgattAACCTGCTGCATGGCGTGAGAGCTATGCTCGACGCCGTCTCCCGCTTCCTGCAACTCCTGCACCtgcacttgctgttgctgaaGGACTAcctgttgttgctggggcTGTGGCTGGGTCTGTTGGACCACCAGGTGGTGTTGATGCTGGcccggctgctgctgtggagCCGGTGCAGTGGATACATAGGTAACTTGCGGAGCGCTGGCAGCGCTGGAGGAAGCCAATTGatagtgctgctgctgagtctgtccctgttgctgctgctgagccTGCAGATGGTGGCTGTGGGCGGGCAGAGCCTGCACCTGGGTGGTGTAGTGATGGTGGGTGGTCACACCCCCGCCATAGCTTTTGTCAAGGTTCTTCTGCATGCCACCTGTAGCgaatgaaaattgaattagACGGCTTCGCAACAACGCGGCATTTGAAAACGCACCCTTCCAGTTGCTCTTGATGGGGTAGTGGCGAGTGGAGTTGTTCACCTGCACCGAGGCCTGTTGCTGTTGAGCTGAGCTCgttggctgctgctgaattTGTTGGATCACTTGCtgcggttgctgttgcaaAGGGGCTGGCTGTAGTGGATCCTGGACAATGTTGGCCGGGACCACGCTGACCATTCCTCCTGGAATGGCTCCAGTTATTTGAATAGGCACAATACTGCCGCCCTGGATGTGCGAgggtgtttgtgtgttgcGCGGTGGTTTGCCTCTCGACTCGCCGCGTGGTCCCGAGTTTGCACCGCCCACATTGTTTGGATTTCCGCGGTGATTGTTATTGTAGCGCCCTCCGCCCTGCGGTTTGGACGTGACCATTGCTtgtgcggtgggtggtggagctTGAGCGAAACCGGCTGTCACAGGCTGCGGAGCCAAAGGATTGGTGGTAAAGATGTTTCCTCCGAGCTCGTAGAAGTTTTGCCCATGGGCGGCAGTGGCTGCTACAGTGCCAGGCGGCCAGGGTCCAGCCACTAAGCCTGGGTAAAATTGATTCTGCGGAATCGGctgtaaacaaataaagtttggcttaattaacaaataaatcaaatcaatcttaaaaaagtatgcaaacaCTGCCAAATCACAATTCAAGAAGTTGTTTAAGTTATTGGAATcctaatttacttaaataacaaatctAATATGTACTTAAATTATTCAGTTATTATACATGATACTTACAATCAGTACTGGATTGCTGTACTGAACTGAGGCGGGTGCCGCGATGGCCGCTCCATTAGTGTACAGATAGCGGGGCTGCTGGGCAGCCGCATAGCCAACTGTGGCGGCACCGGCTCCGGATGGATCAAAGACATTGGCAGTCGGCGGCGACGTGAGGCGATAGCCGTTCTTCATATTTGGTACAGCTTGGATGCGATTGATAAACGATTTGGGCTTGATGCGAGCCATGATCGGCTTGCCCTGGAACTCCTTGACCTCTTCGCGCAGGTACTTGTACGCCTTTTGCGCATCTTCGTCCGACTCGAAGGTTATGTACCATGAGTTATTGGCGGCAAATTCGCAGGATATCGGGCGGGGACAGCTCTCGTTGCTGAACAGAGCCTGTAACATAAGCAAAATCCAATTAGTATTTGAGCTGACTCAGGGAAGCGAGAAGAGTCACCCACCTTGACGTCATCGAGAGGCGTGTTGTTCGATATCTCGCGCAGAATGATGATGCAACGCTTGCGATTGGGACGCACGCGCAGACCTTTGTCGTCCACCTGGACATTGGGCGATTCACGCAGCACCTCAGTGATGAGATTGATGTCATTGGTTAGTTTTCGCACCAAATTGAATCTGGCCACAGTGTAAATGGGCACATACTGGTCGCTGTCCATCTGGGAGAGCAGGTAAGTGTCGTTGGCCAGGTTCTCTCTGTTTGGAGGCGAATAAGAATCAAAGTCAGAAATAGTTTGATTAAGACTAGGAGATGAAACCCACCTGGAGAAGTAGTACTCAAGTTGGGTGGCCAGCATTTGCTTGAGCTTGTCCAATGGTATGTTGGGCTCCTCACCACCGGCTGCATTGTGGCTGCCTTGCTGCTGATCAGCGGACCCATTGGCTGGCAGCTGAACGGGCACTGGGACTTGGACAGGAACCTGGACCGGCACTACAATTTGATGGGGCTGCGGATCGAGAGCAACTAAATTCGTGTTGTTCAGGGCGTCTGTGGTGTAGCAGACCACAGTGCCATCTTGGGTCTGGGCGAGTGCGCCATTCATGATGGCGTATTCGTTGGTGTCCTGGGCCTCTCCGACTCCTCCGGATGCTCCTGCTACTCCTCCGGCTACTGTTCCTGAACCTCCAGCCGTGGCCTGCGGAAGCGCCGGCTGATGGCCGTAGGTCAGATGCTGGGCGGGATGCGgcgactgctgttgctgctgctggtgaagATGCTGTTGGAGcgtctgttgctgctgctgctgctgttgctgctgttgttgctgttggtgggCTACGTGCGTATGGGCCAAAATCTGGGCCTGGTGTGgatgcgcctgctgctgctgggcgggcACAACTGCTGCTTGTGCTGCTGAGGCGGTGGCCACTGGAGCAACGGCAACTGGAGGAGCTACTGCTGGAGCGcctgcggcggcggctgctgcagcggcggctgtGATCAACGGTATGTGggcagcggcggctgctgcgggAGACGCTGCAATTTGGGTGGTGGCGCCAAACAGATTAGTGGCTAGCATCGCCGTCTCGACAGGAACGTTGGTGTAGACGGGCGGCTGGATCTTGAGTGCATCTCCGTTCATGTACACATATCCTCCTGCAAGTGGTTTGCACATAAGATGGTTTTCACATTATGGATGGtcggggtggtgggtggtgttgcatggctgggtgtgtgtgtatgtgattctgtgcgtgcgtgtgtgtgtgtgtgggtgtttggTGTATAAACAAGGTCAATTTTTTGATATTGTAGACGTAACGGGAAACTTTCGTAATCGGAGGACGCTAGACGCTGGGAAAACTCTGCCGATTTCGAgctaataacaacaaaaaacaaacaagcgaaACGCAGTGCCAGCATAAgcgcacacatacatatgcaaatattGCGAGCATGTGGGTGATGCATAGGGGGTGGTGGCACACACGTATGTAATGGTGCTAGTTAACGCATTTTACCAACCTAGGTAGTATTCCATGGTAACGTATGTTGCAATTATCAAGAAATTCCACACAAAGACACAGTCGGTTATTTCGCTTCTCCTTATTTGCTTttcctcttattttttttttaaatctatttttttcgctctttcgagctacacacacacttacgcacgcggcacactcacacacacagcaggcacacacagcaacacacacacacgttgCCACCCAGTCGCGAGAgtgggagcgagagagagcgaagGAGAGGATGAGAGAGCAGGCGAACGAGCGAGAGGAGGAGCTCTTCTTTCTATTTggaaaatttgattttcactGCGATGTTTCGTATTTCGCCAACTTGCTTTTCCGCGATTCCAATCGCGCTGAAAATCGAGCACTCTCTTGGGCGACgatggttatttatttatactgcttctgctgcttgcGACTCGAAAACacggctcctgctcctccgccccTTTTCCACAACATTTTCTTCAACTCTACGTTGCCTTTTCCTCGGTCTTCTTCTGTGCTCTTCTTCTTTCCGCTCGCcgtttcttttatatttttttttcttcttttcttgTCGTTTTCAGTCTATATTTTTTTCTCGCCTTTCCTTCGCTTTTTGCACACGCAAAGAATGtgaattgaaaattgaaaacgacCGAGAggcaattgatttttttttttgcgactTTTCACACCCTACTTGCACCGCCCGCACCAGCCAGCGTAGCGCTTTTCAGTAGCCAATCGTTagtcaagttgccaaatgaatTGTTAAGGTTGTGCCTGGTTTTTTTCACCACCAACTTGTCACgcgaaaaatccaaaaattcgACTTCTCATCGTCATAGAAAACTTTCGCCGTTTCGATAGATCGCACGTCAGGGTTGCAAGCGATTGCAAATACTAGAAGTTTGAAAAGTTACTCGATTCGTCAGTAGATTTTTTTGACAGGATTTAAAAGATCCGTAGCCAGAGACACACATGTATTTATGCGTTTCGTTGACCAATAATGCTTAAAAATTTACTGcgttaaaaaatgttaagaaTAGCATGTTGAAATACTGCATTGATACCAGCACGCTGCCCAAGAATATCGAACAAAAAATACTAACTACCTGCAAGGTGACAACCCTGAAACGTGCAAGAACATAATATTGCTAAGCGAAATGCAGCCCTCCCGCCCCCTCTCCAATCATGTTACCTGCACAATTATGCACCCATTTTCACTTACCACTGGGGATAATGAAAATCCCGGGCTCATCCGCCTGCTGACGGCGATTTcgtgcagctgcaacaacgCTGGTGCGAAAAACCACTTGTTAAATTTGGCCGAACGAACAAAATGAAACACCAAGCGTTCCGCGCGTCCACGTATTCTTTACTGCACGTTCTGCTGGCGAATTATCGTTGGGAAATTCGACAGTTTCAACGCGTCAATTTCGGGGGACGAATTTGTCTACGTTGGACACTCAGGTAACTCTTTTTTTCAGCAAAATGCAACACACGCAAAAACTTCGCGCTCCGATTTTTTGTGCCTAAATTAGTGTGACTGCACAGCAATCTGAAAAATATACCCACATTCGCCTTAAGAGGTATTTAACTGAAGGGATGGAACGTTGATGAAGTTTGGACAACAACCAAAGCAGacttttttgattaatattttacacaatatatttatcctatttttttttactacaTATCTTAATTaactaaattgcatttatttcaaaatgCTTTCTGCGACCATTTCAGCGACAGACAAACCAATTCGAAACCAAAAAAGGTAACTTTTTTGTCCCATTATGCTACGACAGCGCCCGCACACATtcgtttatttaaattgaacatttaattttatttataacattgTTCTCAGTTAATGGTCTATTGCTTTTGTATGTTAATGTTCTATCAAGAGTGTTTGAATAAATCGGAACAAAGAACTTTTCCAAGTTTTTGGGTGTTGTTGTAGAGCTTAAGAATGAAAGAGTAGTATGAAGATTCACAcggtttgtttgttcgtccgcTTAGAAGCCGTGCACCTTCAGCTGATCCGGCTTAGCTAGACCCACCTTCGTCAACCATTGGCAGATGTTCTCACGCTGATCGCCCTGGAGCTGCAGGACCTCACCATACTCTGGGTGCTCGATTACAGTGCCATTGCATGCGAATTCCTATGAATAAACGGAATGAATGTTAGTGTTGTTCAACCAAATCCACAACTGTCGAAGCAATCAATGTTGTCTGCAATCTGTGAAACTGGACTGTCgaccaaataaaaatcaataattttcTTCTGAAGCCTACCGATCTCAAAAAGAacaaatatgccaaaaactGTGATTTGGATTCCTATAGCAATGAAGTCGAATTAAATTCCATTAATCTTTTAAGCATCACCTTCTTTCAAGAAGATGCAAAAATACTTATGAATGTATCAACTACTAGTAAGGGATGTTTAAACTTCTATACCGACCACATCGAAATCAATAGATTAGGGGTAAATTTGGTATATGGTTCTTAAAGTGCTGTACTTTAGAGGAAGTAAACTGACTTTACAGGATTAGCAGGTAGAACGCGTGGTCATATATAGCTTCGACCGTTTATGGATATTCCAGATAACGAGACGCTTAGGTAAACCCACCTTCTTGCAGGAGCGGACTATCTTCTTCAAGTCATAC
This genomic interval from Drosophila teissieri strain GT53w chromosome 3L, Prin_Dtei_1.1, whole genome shotgun sequence contains the following:
- the LOC122618504 gene encoding la-related protein Larp4B isoform X2; the protein is MNGDALKIQPPVYTNVPVETAMLATNLFGATTQIAASPAAAAAAHIPLITAAAAAAAAAGAPAVAPPVAVAPVATASAAQAAVVPAQQQQAHPHQAQILAHTHVAHQQQQQQQQQQQQQQTLQQHLHQQQQQQSPHPAQHLTYGHQPALPQATAGGSGTVAGGVAGASGGVGEAQDTNEYAIMNGALAQTQDGTVVCYTTDALNNTNLVALDPQPHQIVVPVQVPVQVPVPVQLPANGSADQQQGSHNAAGGEEPNIPLDKLKQMLATQLEYYFSRENLANDTYLLSQMDSDQYVPIYTVARFNLVRKLTNDINLITEVLRESPNVQVDDKGLRVRPNRKRCIIILREISNNTPLDDVKALFSNESCPRPISCEFAANNSWYITFESDEDAQKAYKYLREEVKEFQGKPIMARIKPKSFINRIQAVPNMKNGYRLTSPPTANVFDPSGAGAATVGYAAAQQPRYLYTNGAAIAAPASVQYSNPVLIPIPQNQFYPGLVAGPWPPGTVAATAAHGQNFYELGGNIFTTNPLAPQPVTAGFAQAPPPTAQAMVTSKPQGGGRYNNNHRGNPNNVGGANSGPRGESRGKPPRNTQTPSHIQGGSIVPIQITGAIPGGMVSVVPANIVQDPLQPAPLQQQPQQVIQQIQQQPTSSAQQQQASVQVNNSTRHYPIKSNWKGGMQKNLDKSYGGGVTTHHHYTTQVQALPAHSHHLQAQQQQQGQTQQQHYQLASSSAASAPQVTYVSTAPAPQQQPGQHQHHLVVQQTQPQPQQQQVVLQQQQVQVQELQEAGDGVEHSSHAMQQVNRSSNMSASSSSSLATSISKEPLQWQNRPRRRRRDEEGGINYSPGGRVGLYGSSPSNPHPQQHLMSSSTGSNVQSGGGTDGGGASHRGGERQSHYNTIHDVPPPQHRGNYKGNNYNPHYHAQHSSMASGSHHHHHHNALSSQQQQHHMTTGTGQQGSGHHYHHHHHHNSIGSNVGNSGGLGVSSGGAGGGGTGGGSGSNSLSGGSNERGIHHSSLGYQGHQHQHQQQQQQQQQQQQQQQPAAPVQPPQFDLEDAAFPPLPATSATAPHTPQATGGASLQNSTTSSSSSTGLGQKQTLHQQQQQPHQHQVLSSSVESAGGEEQRSSNQQGIEASNIHLANSSTANNWAENRLSDVVRTGAGGGGSGGKGKARKDNRHPQGQNQPHLAHNYQQRNPPVSPTPVLGAEYGIQIQEGNNTKNVTKQSSSNNNSIHVIKCQTPNINASSREEAAGAQQQQQQQLDKSNKTEDEMHPKQPSQQRLVEGYVQQQQLPLLAGHNEYSAALAAGAGACSVVEGGLTTSLAECSLGQHKKPPSVAALHVKKDANLLEKGASKHKSVATSTSTENLSAAATASKLSYAQVAQHHKAAASSDGKETGSGGSTGTLSPTGSHKMDLVFGDPAVVVAAVEKSGLATVSTEKRAAGGASPAALIGKSAGGLPASNTTQGSSAVVVSAKEKDNRPNAAVRQLSKEKQQQHQQQHYGSATDHNTNANVGLGTSGNRKSRANNS
- the LOC122618504 gene encoding la-related protein Larp4B isoform X1; the encoded protein is MEYYLGGYVYMNGDALKIQPPVYTNVPVETAMLATNLFGATTQIAASPAAAAAAHIPLITAAAAAAAAAGAPAVAPPVAVAPVATASAAQAAVVPAQQQQAHPHQAQILAHTHVAHQQQQQQQQQQQQQQTLQQHLHQQQQQQSPHPAQHLTYGHQPALPQATAGGSGTVAGGVAGASGGVGEAQDTNEYAIMNGALAQTQDGTVVCYTTDALNNTNLVALDPQPHQIVVPVQVPVQVPVPVQLPANGSADQQQGSHNAAGGEEPNIPLDKLKQMLATQLEYYFSRENLANDTYLLSQMDSDQYVPIYTVARFNLVRKLTNDINLITEVLRESPNVQVDDKGLRVRPNRKRCIIILREISNNTPLDDVKALFSNESCPRPISCEFAANNSWYITFESDEDAQKAYKYLREEVKEFQGKPIMARIKPKSFINRIQAVPNMKNGYRLTSPPTANVFDPSGAGAATVGYAAAQQPRYLYTNGAAIAAPASVQYSNPVLIPIPQNQFYPGLVAGPWPPGTVAATAAHGQNFYELGGNIFTTNPLAPQPVTAGFAQAPPPTAQAMVTSKPQGGGRYNNNHRGNPNNVGGANSGPRGESRGKPPRNTQTPSHIQGGSIVPIQITGAIPGGMVSVVPANIVQDPLQPAPLQQQPQQVIQQIQQQPTSSAQQQQASVQVNNSTRHYPIKSNWKGGMQKNLDKSYGGGVTTHHHYTTQVQALPAHSHHLQAQQQQQGQTQQQHYQLASSSAASAPQVTYVSTAPAPQQQPGQHQHHLVVQQTQPQPQQQQVVLQQQQVQVQELQEAGDGVEHSSHAMQQVNRSSNMSASSSSSLATSISKEPLQWQNRPRRRRRDEEGGINYSPGGRVGLYGSSPSNPHPQQHLMSSSTGSNVQSGGGTDGGGASHRGGERQSHYNTIHDVPPPQHRGNYKGNNYNPHYHAQHSSMASGSHHHHHHNALSSQQQQHHMTTGTGQQGSGHHYHHHHHHNSIGSNVGNSGGLGVSSGGAGGGGTGGGSGSNSLSGGSNERGIHHSSLGYQGHQHQHQQQQQQQQQQQQQQQPAAPVQPPQFDLEDAAFPPLPATSATAPHTPQATGGASLQNSTTSSSSSTGLGQKQTLHQQQQQPHQHQVLSSSVESAGGEEQRSSNQQGIEASNIHLANSSTANNWAENRLSDVVRTGAGGGGSGGKGKARKDNRHPQGQNQPHLAHNYQQRNPPVSPTPVLGAEYGIQIQEGNNTKNVTKQSSSNNNSIHVIKCQTPNINASSREEAAGAQQQQQQQLDKSNKTEDEMHPKQPSQQRLVEGYVQQQQLPLLAGHNEYSAALAAGAGACSVVEGGLTTSLAECSLGQHKKPPSVAALHVKKDANLLEKGASKHKSVATSTSTENLSAAATASKLSYAQVAQHHKAAASSDGKETGSGGSTGTLSPTGSHKMDLVFGDPAVVVAAVEKSGLATVSTEKRAAGGASPAALIGKSAGGLPASNTTQGSSAVVVSAKEKDNRPNAAVRQLSKEKQQQHQQQHYGSATDHNTNANVGLGTSGNRKSRANNS
- the LOC122617106 gene encoding eukaryotic translation initiation factor eIF1, giving the protein MSIQNLNTRDPFADAIKGNDDDIQDGLVHIRIQQRNGRKTLTTVQGLSAEYDLKKIVRSCKKEFACNGTVIEHPEYGEVLQLQGDQRENICQWLTKVGLAKPDQLKVHGF